The region CAGCGTTTTCATGCCCGGCAGCGCGTCGCGGATATACCCGCTATTGATGGCGGGCTGACCGCAGCAGCCTTGCCGCTCGGGAAAGTGAACGTGGCAGCCGAGCTGCTCCAGCAGCAGCACGCTGTCACGCGCCATGCGCGATTTGAGCGCATCGCCGATACAGGTGACAAAAAAATTAACGTTCATGTTGTGTTAGCTTCCAGTTTGTAGGGGTTAACGGCGTATCGGTTTAAAAAGGTGTCGGTTTAAAAATAACGATGGCGCTTATCGTTATGCGTTCGCTGGCCTGCGCCCGTGGCCTGAACGCTTGGATGAACACTCAGCGCGGCACGCACAGCCCGTGTGTGACGCCCCGGCTGAACAGGACTTGCCATAACTGAATGTTTCTGGCCCGAAAAGCACCGGCGCAGGTGGTTAGGTAATAACTAAACATACGTCGGAAGGCGGGCGAATAACCGGCAGCCAGTTGCGGCCAGGTTTCGGTAAAACGGGTCAGCCAGGCCATCAGGGTTTTATCGTAATCGGCACCGAAGTTGTGCCAGTCTTCCATCACAAAATAGGGTTCGCTGGTGTTGGCGATCTGTTTAATGGATGGCAGGCATCCGTTGGGAAAAATGTATTTATTAATCCACGGGTCAACGTTATGAGCGGTTTTATTCGACCCGATGGTATGCAGCAGGAACAGGCCGTCCGGCTTCAGGCAGCGATCCACCACCTCAAAATAGGTGGCGTAATTTTTCGGCCCGACATGTTCAAACATGCCGACGGAGACAATACGGTCGTACTGCTGGCGCAGATCGCGGTAATCCTGCAACAGAATATGGACATCCAGCCCGCAGCAGCGCGCTTCCACAAAGGCTTTCTGCTCAGCGGAAATGGTGACGCCATGCACGGTGACGCCGTAATGCTGGGCGGCGAACACCGCCAGCCCGCCCCAGCCGCAGCCGATATCCAGCAGCGTCATGCCGGGTTCGAGCCGGAGTTTTTCGCAGATCAGCGCCAGCTTGTCCTGTTGGGCGTCGTCAAGCGTGTCGGCCTGTTTCCAGTAGCCGCACGAATATTGCATGTAGGGATCGAGCATGTGGCTGAACAGGTCATTGCCGAGGTCGTAGTGCAC is a window of Dickeya solani IPO 2222 DNA encoding:
- the cfa gene encoding cyclopropane fatty acyl phospholipid synthase, coding for MSNVCIVEDISEKNEWRRMVQELLHQAGITINGGEAWDIQVNDSRFFKRVLQQGSLGLGESYMEGWWDCPRLDMFFHRLLTARLDEQRPSRWRDLMRIALARLVNFQSRKRAWQVGKVHYDLGNDLFSHMLDPYMQYSCGYWKQADTLDDAQQDKLALICEKLRLEPGMTLLDIGCGWGGLAVFAAQHYGVTVHGVTISAEQKAFVEARCCGLDVHILLQDYRDLRQQYDRIVSVGMFEHVGPKNYATYFEVVDRCLKPDGLFLLHTIGSNKTAHNVDPWINKYIFPNGCLPSIKQIANTSEPYFVMEDWHNFGADYDKTLMAWLTRFTETWPQLAAGYSPAFRRMFSYYLTTCAGAFRARNIQLWQVLFSRGVTHGLCVPR